One stretch of Miscanthus floridulus cultivar M001 chromosome 18, ASM1932011v1, whole genome shotgun sequence DNA includes these proteins:
- the LOC136521350 gene encoding rhomboid-like protein 14, mitochondrial, which translates to MGSGMSSARRRGFGLEASRGMLPLLALQVLIEYGRAGASRPPVTAALLAANSLIYLRPGALDGVLPSLSHVSFNPQLIVEFGDLTRFFLPPFYHLSESHLFYNMTSLLWKGIQLETSMGSAEFASMVAVLLGLSQGITLLLSKGLLLLGDDTAYYDQHAVGFSGVLFAMKVVLNAWSDDFVYLHGMVIPAKYAAWAELILIQVFIPGTSFLGHLGGILAGLVYLWLKRAFNGPDPITLLISSVANVVTWPVRFAQNLLRSARSQGRATGRGRVGRRISARDSPRGFWRCPTCTYDNSVSTDICEMCSTAREDHAFLRRQHHQARGSTELSVDEMRRRRLQRFDR; encoded by the exons ATGGGGTCCGGCATGAGCAGCGCCCGGCGGCGCGGCTTCGGCCTCGAGGCGTCCAGGGGGATGCTGCCCCTGCTGGCGCTGCAGGTGCTCATCGAGTACGGCCGCGCGGGCGCCTCCCGCCCGCCCGTTACGGCCGCGCTGCTCGCCGCCAACTCGCTCATCTACCTCCGCCCCGGCGCGCTCGACGGGGTCCTGCCCTCGCTCTCGCACGTCTCCTTCAACCCGCAGCTCATCGTCGAG TTTGGCGACTTGACGCGCTTCTTCCTGCCCCCGTTCTATCACCTGAGTGAAAGCCACCTCTTCTACAACATGACATCCCTCCTGTGGAAGGGCATTCAGCTCGAGACATCCATGGGTAGTGCCGAGTTTGCTTCCATGGTCGCTGTGCTGCTTGGCCTGTCACAGGGTATCACGCTGCTGCTGTCCAAAGGCTTACTCTTGCTCGGTGACGATACCGCGTACTATGATCAGCATGCCGTTGGATTCTCCGGTGTTCTGTTTGCCATGAAGGTTGTGCTGAACGCCTGGTCGGACGATTTTGTGTATCTGCACGGGATGGTTATTCCAGCGAAATATGCTGCCTGGGCGGAGTTGATCCTCATCCAGGTTTTCATTCCTGGGACATCCTTTCTTGGCCATCTTGGTGGGATTCTTGCTGGACTGGTTTACCTTTGGCTGAAGCGTGCATTCAATGGGCCAGATCCGATCACTCTCCTGATTTCAAGCGTTGCCAATGTCGTGACCTGGCCGGTGAGGTTTGCTCAGAATCTTCTACGGTCTGCCCGTTCACAGGGCCGCGCAACAGGTCGGGGCAGGGTTGGGCGCCGCATATCAGCAAGAGACAGCCCTCGAGGTTTTTGGAGATGTCCAACCTGCACCTATGACAATTCAGTTTCGACAGATATCTGTGAGATGTGCAGCACTGCACGAGAGGACCATGCCTTTTTGCGGAGACAGCATCATCAAGCCAGGGGTAGCACGGAACTCTCAGTTGATGAGATGCGCCGTAGGAGGCTGCAAAGATTCGATAGATGA
- the LOC136522248 gene encoding uncharacterized protein, producing the protein MEAYDGYKSNCSEGVKQLPLAMFAVERNSKKRLLFDVSSRKIRGVSSYVFPDATCAFENRGWLLMIRHKPCHFQEQSAFLVHPSSGKQLNLPVFPCREQGYEGFFVFYVGSHGIPLVVARFEIWSIVPTVHIACPGDTYWSAYKHGVEPPHMSRRMRRLLERTWIADLALLGTRVICVDISGQILIFNITEMTWGRMAPCSKWSQEDHHFLVASHGEVVLVSRPGTMENAFKFFRLDIEAMEWSQLDDRELDDTSWFLCNGQSFRVKDAGRRRVYTFSGPKQWSVPMDSCKQTTNGMAMGSTACFTGTSGHDVGLKSITNVYAYDLDDGTVEMVIPASLVTEVCHWVRPSMFATTAK; encoded by the coding sequence ATGGAGGCGTATGATGGGTACAAGAGCAATTGCTCTGAAGGGGTGAAGCAGCTTCCCTTGGCCATGTTTGCTGTGGAACGCAACAGCAAGAAGCGGCTGCTGTTCGATGTTTCAAGTAGAAAGATCCGAGGAGTAAGCAGCTACGTATTTCCGGATGCTACTTGTGCATTTGAGAATCGCGGGTGGCTTCTCATGATCCGACACAAACCATGCCACTTCCAAGAGCAGAGTGCGTTCCTTGTTCACCCAAGCTCTGGCAAACAGCTTAACCTGCCAGTATTCCCCTGTCGCGAACAAGGGTATGAAGGGTTCTTTGTTTTCTATGTTGGTTCTCATGGAATACCTCTAGTCGTTGCACGTTTCGAGATCTGGAGCATTGTTCCGACTGTGCACATTGCCTGCCCTGGAGACACGTACTGGAGTGCCTACAAGCATGGTGTTGAACCTCCCCACATGTCAAGAAGAATGCGCAGATTACTTGAGCGCACTTGGATCGCCGATTTAGCTTTGCTCGGGACACGGGTCATCTGCGTGGACATTAGTGGCCAAAtcctcatcttcaacatcactgaAATGACCTGGGGGAGAATGGCGCCTTGTTCGAAATGGAGCCAAGAGGATCACCATTTCCTTGTCGCGTCCCACGGGGAAGTTGTGCTCGTATCACGCCCTGGAACAATGGAGAATGCTTTTAAATTCTTTAGGCTGGATATCGAAGCAATGGAGTGGTCGCAGCTGGATGACCGAGAATTGGATGACACCAGCTGGTTTCTTTGCAACGGCCAATCCTTCCGTGTGAAGGATGCAGGCAGGAGGAGAGTCTATACATTTAGTGGTCCAAAACAGTGGAGCGTCCCGATGGATTCCTGCAAACAGACCACAAACGGAATGGCGATGGGCAGTACCGCTTGCTTCACTGGTACATCTGGGCATGATGTGGGGTTGAAGTCTATTACAAATGTGTATGCTTATGACTTAGATGATGGGACCGTCGAGATGGTCATCCCAGCATCACTCGTTACAGAAGTGTGCCACTGGGTCCGGCCAAGTATGTTTGCAACAACAGCCAAATAA